In the Aneurinibacillus soli genome, one interval contains:
- a CDS encoding MarR family winged helix-turn-helix transcriptional regulator, with protein sequence MPGTIYDSCLFFVAGRLHRAMNKLAEEAFAPLGIAPTYAYVILALKQRPGLTQKELCEQLHISPSTSTRFLDKLITQGYAVRRNEGKYVELSLTEEGEALHERIQECLRSLYARYIEVLGRDEANRLAVEVACACHKLEKST encoded by the coding sequence ATGCCCGGAACCATTTATGATTCCTGTCTGTTTTTTGTCGCAGGGCGTCTGCATCGTGCGATGAATAAGCTGGCGGAAGAAGCATTTGCGCCACTTGGGATTGCGCCCACATATGCGTACGTCATTCTCGCGTTGAAACAGAGGCCTGGCCTGACGCAGAAAGAGTTATGTGAACAACTTCATATTTCACCCTCAACGAGCACACGTTTTCTGGATAAATTGATTACGCAGGGGTATGCTGTGCGAAGGAATGAGGGAAAATATGTAGAGCTATCGCTGACTGAAGAAGGCGAAGCATTGCATGAGCGCATACAGGAATGTCTACGTAGTCTTTATGCGCGGTATATAGAGGTGTTAGGGCGGGACGAAGCGAATCGTTTGGCTGTTGAGGTAGCATGCGCCTGTCATAAGCTTGAGAAAAGCACATGA
- the ilvA gene encoding threonine ammonia-lyase IlvA, with amino-acid sequence MNETAQKVSVEEIIVAHHVLRDVVHKTPLQYNAVLSEKYNCNVYLKREDLQTVRSFKIRGAYNKIRSLTDEELAHGIVCASAGNHAQGVAFSCKALQIPGKIFMPTTTPRQKVTQVKLFGGEYVEVILVGDTFDASFAEAMAYCEEQGMTFIHPFDDSKVIAGQGTVGMEIMNEIPEPVDYVFAGIGGGGLVAGVGTYVKSISPQTKVVGVEPAGAPSMQQSFAENKVVTLGQIDKFVDGAAVQQVGQLTYEICRELLDDIVIVPEGKVCTTILELYNQNAIVAEPAGALSIAALEFCKEQIAGKTVVCIISGGNNDIDRMQEIKERSLIYEGLKHYFIINFPQRAGALREFLDEVLGPTDDITRFEYTKKTNKDNGPALVGIELKKPEDYTSLIERLEQKSFSYMEINHNPSLFNLLI; translated from the coding sequence ATGAACGAAACAGCACAGAAGGTAAGCGTGGAAGAGATTATCGTTGCCCATCATGTTTTGCGAGATGTTGTACACAAAACACCGCTGCAGTACAATGCAGTCCTGTCAGAAAAGTACAACTGCAATGTGTATCTCAAGCGTGAAGATTTACAAACGGTCCGGTCGTTCAAAATCCGGGGCGCATACAATAAAATTCGCAGCCTGACAGATGAGGAACTCGCACACGGGATTGTGTGTGCGAGTGCTGGTAATCATGCGCAGGGAGTGGCGTTTTCCTGCAAGGCGCTACAGATTCCAGGCAAGATTTTTATGCCGACTACGACACCGCGTCAAAAAGTAACGCAGGTGAAGCTGTTCGGTGGAGAGTACGTCGAAGTGATTCTAGTTGGCGATACATTCGATGCGTCATTTGCAGAAGCGATGGCGTACTGTGAAGAACAGGGCATGACATTTATCCATCCATTTGATGATTCGAAGGTCATTGCGGGCCAGGGAACAGTCGGGATGGAGATTATGAACGAAATACCTGAGCCGGTTGATTATGTGTTTGCGGGCATTGGCGGAGGTGGACTGGTTGCGGGTGTCGGAACATATGTGAAAAGCATCAGTCCACAGACGAAAGTAGTTGGAGTTGAGCCAGCGGGTGCACCATCGATGCAGCAGTCGTTTGCGGAAAATAAAGTCGTAACACTCGGACAGATTGACAAATTTGTAGACGGAGCAGCCGTTCAGCAGGTTGGACAACTGACGTATGAGATCTGCCGGGAGCTTCTTGACGACATCGTAATCGTACCGGAAGGGAAAGTATGTACGACGATTTTGGAGCTGTATAATCAGAATGCCATTGTAGCAGAGCCAGCGGGTGCCCTGTCGATCGCAGCCCTTGAGTTCTGTAAAGAACAGATTGCAGGCAAGACTGTTGTATGTATTATTAGTGGCGGCAATAATGACATTGACCGGATGCAGGAGATCAAAGAGCGCTCTTTGATTTATGAAGGATTGAAGCATTACTTCATTATTAACTTTCCACAGCGGGCCGGTGCGCTGCGTGAATTCCTGGATGAAGTGCTTGGACCGACCGATGATATTACGCGATTTGAATATACGAAGAAAACGAACAAGGATAATGGCCCGGCTCTTGTCGGCATCGAGCTGAAAAAGCCGGAAGATTACACGTCGCTTATCGAACGGCTGGAGCAGAAAAGCTTTTCCTATATGGAGATCAATCATAACCCGTCCCTCTTCAATCTGTTGATTTGA
- a CDS encoding ATP-binding cassette domain-containing protein translates to MLEVHIQKKLTHFTLDVQFVVRDEIVVLFGPSGSGKTTVLNSVAGLVHPDSGRIQLHDMVFFATGQKPMPTRKRKVGYLFQDYALFPHMSVKENIGYGMQSNDMSDVQAILDVLGIQHLLTAYPHEISGGEKQRVALARALATKPDVLLLDEPLSALDEATRLRCQDELLELHRMWKIPILLVTHDTAEAAKLSDRILSIDRGVLTPL, encoded by the coding sequence ATGCTAGAAGTACACATACAGAAGAAGTTGACGCATTTTACGTTAGATGTGCAGTTTGTCGTGCGTGATGAGATTGTTGTGCTGTTCGGTCCGTCTGGCTCCGGGAAGACAACGGTGCTCAATAGCGTTGCGGGTCTTGTCCATCCAGACTCGGGAAGAATTCAACTGCATGATATGGTATTTTTTGCGACGGGACAGAAACCGATGCCGACACGGAAGCGGAAGGTTGGGTATTTGTTTCAGGACTATGCACTTTTTCCACATATGTCTGTGAAAGAAAACATAGGCTATGGCATGCAATCGAACGACATGTCCGATGTGCAGGCAATCCTGGATGTGCTCGGCATTCAACACCTACTTACGGCGTATCCGCATGAGATTTCCGGCGGGGAGAAGCAGCGAGTTGCACTCGCCCGGGCGCTGGCGACGAAGCCGGATGTGCTGCTGCTCGATGAACCGCTGTCTGCGCTCGATGAAGCGACGCGATTGCGCTGTCAGGATGAACTGTTAGAGCTCCACCGGATGTGGAAAATCCCGATTTTGCTCGTAACACATGATACAGCGGAAGCAGCTAAATTAAGTGACCGCATCTTGTCAATTGATCGAGGAGTATTGACACCGTTGTAG
- the modB gene encoding molybdate ABC transporter permease subunit, whose product MNEINIGPLLLSIKVAGISTIIVFLTGTVLARLLARRQFPGKSIVESLFLLPMVLPPTVVGFGLLVLFGKNGWIGAWLADWFGIQVVFNWIGAVLASIVVSFPLMYQSASAAFQTVDDRLEQAARTMGASEWRVFRTITFPLAWPGILAGSVLSFARGLGEFGATLMIAGYIPGKTDTLPLAIYFAVEAGDMKTAWVWVIVIAALGFSALMWINYWSRKTMRRYVSRAK is encoded by the coding sequence ATGAATGAAATAAACATAGGCCCGCTACTTTTATCCATAAAAGTAGCGGGCATTTCTACCATTATCGTATTTCTCACAGGAACTGTGCTTGCCCGCTTGCTGGCACGCCGCCAGTTTCCAGGCAAAAGCATCGTGGAGTCGCTGTTTTTACTGCCGATGGTGCTACCGCCAACTGTGGTCGGGTTTGGCCTGCTCGTCTTGTTTGGCAAGAATGGATGGATTGGTGCGTGGCTTGCGGATTGGTTTGGCATCCAGGTTGTATTTAACTGGATCGGTGCGGTGCTGGCATCTATTGTCGTTTCTTTCCCCCTTATGTATCAATCTGCTTCAGCGGCTTTTCAAACGGTGGATGATCGGCTGGAGCAGGCGGCGCGTACGATGGGAGCATCAGAATGGCGGGTGTTTCGCACGATTACGTTTCCGCTGGCATGGCCGGGTATTTTGGCTGGTTCGGTTCTCTCATTTGCCCGTGGTCTCGGTGAGTTCGGTGCGACGTTGATGATCGCAGGCTACATTCCAGGTAAGACTGATACACTACCGCTGGCGATTTATTTTGCAGTAGAAGCCGGGGATATGAAGACGGCATGGGTCTGGGTGATTGTGATTGCGGCGCTTGGCTTTAGCGCCCTTATGTGGATCAACTACTGGAGCCGCAAGACGATGCGTCGTTATGTGAGTCGAGCCAAGTAA
- the modA gene encoding molybdate ABC transporter substrate-binding protein → MHKKIISLIMVVALIIMVTACSPQQKAEPVKKTEIMISAAASLKDALTELKPKFEQGHPDITLTYSFGGSGKLAQQIEQGAPVDVFLSASKKDMDKLNDKKLLAAQTRTDFARNELVLIVPEGSTGAIDSFEKLGTAPLTHLAVGEPQSVPAGRYSQEVFNALGLSAKVKNKLVFGSDVRQVLSYVESGSAEAGIVYATDARVSKKVKVVATANPKWHKPIVYPAAVLAGSSHAEQAKEFLAYLTGPEGKATLKTYGF, encoded by the coding sequence ATGCACAAAAAGATTATTTCTCTCATAATGGTGGTGGCTCTCATTATTATGGTAACAGCCTGTTCTCCGCAACAAAAAGCAGAGCCGGTGAAAAAGACGGAAATCATGATTTCTGCGGCTGCCAGTCTCAAAGATGCACTTACGGAGTTAAAACCGAAATTCGAGCAGGGGCATCCTGATATTACATTGACATACAGCTTTGGTGGGTCGGGTAAGCTAGCCCAACAGATCGAACAGGGCGCACCGGTCGATGTCTTTTTATCTGCCAGTAAAAAAGATATGGATAAGCTAAATGATAAGAAATTGCTTGCGGCTCAGACGCGCACAGACTTTGCCCGCAACGAGCTTGTCTTAATTGTACCAGAAGGAAGTACAGGAGCGATTGATTCGTTTGAGAAGCTTGGCACAGCCCCGCTTACTCATCTTGCGGTAGGAGAACCACAGAGTGTGCCAGCTGGGCGCTATTCACAGGAAGTGTTTAATGCCCTCGGGTTATCAGCTAAGGTAAAAAATAAGCTGGTATTTGGCAGTGACGTTCGCCAGGTGCTGTCGTATGTAGAGTCTGGTAGTGCGGAAGCGGGGATTGTATATGCGACGGATGCACGTGTATCGAAAAAAGTAAAAGTTGTCGCAACGGCGAACCCGAAGTGGCATAAACCAATCGTATATCCGGCTGCTGTGCTGGCAGGCTCGTCCCATGCTGAGCAAGCGAAGGAATTTCTCGCATACTTGACGGGTCCAGAAGGAAAAGCTACGCTAAAAACATATGGATTCTAA
- a CDS encoding helix-turn-helix transcriptional regulator, whose amino-acid sequence MMSDISYTTEEIASLLKVSKLTVYDLIKKGDLIAYRVGRQMRVDAADLEAYKQRARGGVSPIRLDQPPSQSSVSTADRDIVISGQDMALDILTRHLEGHDGIRPLRSYIGSLNGLMAMYRGEAHIVSTHLWDGDTGEYNIPYVRKILVSHHYTIVNLVSRQAGLYVQKGNPKKLTGWSDLGRDDISIVNREKGSGARVLLDEQLRLHRIASSDVHGYQNEESSHLGVAGAVASGCADTGVGIEKVAYVVGVDFIPLIQERYDLVILKTPDNTMLLDNLLRTLQSSAFQSEIKAIGGYDLTHTGKILYENR is encoded by the coding sequence ATTATGAGTGATATTTCGTATACCACAGAAGAAATTGCCTCTCTCTTAAAAGTATCCAAACTTACCGTATATGATTTGATCAAAAAAGGGGACCTTATCGCGTACCGGGTCGGACGGCAGATGCGGGTAGATGCTGCTGATCTCGAAGCGTACAAGCAGCGAGCACGGGGCGGGGTTTCGCCCATCCGATTGGACCAACCACCATCACAGTCTAGTGTTAGCACTGCGGATCGCGATATTGTCATTAGCGGGCAGGATATGGCACTCGATATTTTGACACGCCACCTGGAAGGACATGATGGAATCCGTCCACTTCGCTCTTATATCGGAAGCTTAAACGGCCTGATGGCGATGTACCGGGGAGAAGCTCATATCGTGAGCACTCATCTGTGGGATGGTGACACAGGCGAATACAACATTCCATATGTGCGTAAAATTCTGGTCAGCCACCACTATACAATTGTCAATCTTGTATCCCGTCAGGCGGGCCTGTATGTACAAAAAGGGAATCCAAAAAAACTAACGGGGTGGAGTGATCTGGGGCGCGACGACATCTCGATTGTCAATCGCGAGAAAGGTTCAGGAGCACGTGTTCTTCTTGATGAGCAGCTGCGTCTGCATCGCATTGCGTCATCTGATGTACACGGCTATCAAAATGAGGAATCAAGCCATCTTGGAGTCGCTGGGGCAGTCGCCAGTGGATGCGCGGATACGGGAGTGGGCATTGAAAAAGTAGCGTATGTGGTCGGCGTGGACTTCATCCCTCTCATTCAAGAGCGGTATGATCTGGTGATACTCAAAACACCGGACAATACGATGCTGCTAGACAATCTGCTTCGGACACTACAAAGTTCCGCTTTCCAGAGCGAAATCAAAGCAATTGGAGGATACGATCTAACTCATACCGGTAAAATATTGTATGAAAACCGATAA
- a CDS encoding YbaK/EbsC family protein, with protein sequence MAIERVREFLKKHGATIEPIVYEEKMHTSEEAARVLGVEIGQIAKSILFRTNDDAYGLFVASGDIRIDSKKVKALIGGKKQKMASAEEVEEVTGFKPGAVCPFALQKEIPIYIDELLHRFDVVYTAAGIPESLLPISPQKLVKITQGSTVKLAKEE encoded by the coding sequence ATGGCTATTGAGCGGGTACGAGAATTTCTTAAAAAGCACGGTGCTACTATTGAGCCTATTGTATATGAGGAGAAAATGCATACATCGGAAGAGGCTGCCCGCGTTTTAGGAGTAGAGATTGGACAAATCGCTAAGTCCATTTTATTTCGAACGAATGACGATGCGTATGGTTTATTTGTAGCGTCAGGTGATATTCGAATCGACTCCAAGAAGGTAAAAGCCCTTATTGGTGGCAAGAAGCAAAAAATGGCCTCTGCTGAAGAAGTAGAAGAGGTGACGGGTTTTAAGCCGGGTGCTGTTTGTCCGTTCGCCTTACAAAAAGAGATCCCGATTTATATTGATGAATTATTACATCGTTTTGATGTGGTTTATACAGCAGCGGGCATTCCAGAATCGCTTTTACCGATTTCTCCGCAAAAACTCGTGAAGATTACCCAGGGAAGTACAGTGAAATTAGCTAAAGAAGAATAG